One genomic region from Ralstonia pseudosolanacearum encodes:
- a CDS encoding DUF4880 domain-containing protein, with product MKQPLNDRIAEQAIQWLVLLRSGMASEADRQRFAAWREASPAHAEAARRLEGGLGAVALPTVPMPHRQTARRLLDTPPSSPMLHARRALLVGGLGAGVAALVDLQMPLSDLTADMRTATAERRDFKLAGGHELRLNARSAVDVVPVVHGYDVRLRRGSVLAMAGAWERLRVTSPAGTAECARGMMCASLDAQGRMIVAVLDGSAALSAPEGAVTVVHSGGVHRVGQAGIEPLRRSARSVAAWTQGMVEIEHRPLADVIDALRPYHAGMIEVQPSAASLHVTGRFPLDPRRALQMLVDTLPLDVRYIAGLWVRISRL from the coding sequence GTGAAGCAGCCGCTGAACGACCGGATCGCCGAGCAGGCCATCCAGTGGCTGGTCCTGCTGCGCTCGGGCATGGCCTCGGAGGCAGACCGCCAGCGCTTCGCGGCGTGGCGTGAAGCCAGTCCGGCCCATGCCGAGGCGGCGCGGCGGCTGGAGGGCGGGCTGGGCGCGGTTGCGCTGCCGACGGTGCCGATGCCGCATCGGCAGACTGCCCGGCGCCTGCTGGACACCCCGCCTTCTTCGCCGATGCTGCACGCCCGCCGGGCGCTGCTCGTCGGCGGGCTCGGCGCCGGCGTGGCGGCGTTGGTCGATCTGCAGATGCCGCTGTCGGACCTGACGGCGGACATGCGGACCGCGACCGCCGAGCGCCGCGACTTCAAGCTCGCCGGCGGCCACGAGCTGCGGCTCAATGCTCGCAGCGCGGTGGACGTGGTGCCGGTCGTGCACGGCTACGACGTCCGGCTGCGGCGCGGCAGCGTGCTGGCGATGGCCGGCGCCTGGGAGCGCCTGCGGGTCACGTCGCCGGCCGGCACCGCCGAATGCGCGCGCGGGATGATGTGCGCCTCGCTGGATGCGCAGGGGCGGATGATCGTCGCGGTGCTGGACGGAAGCGCGGCCTTGTCGGCGCCCGAGGGCGCCGTCACGGTGGTCCACAGCGGCGGTGTGCACCGCGTCGGCCAGGCGGGGATCGAGCCGCTGCGCCGCTCGGCCCGCAGCGTGGCCGCCTGGACGCAGGGCATGGTGGAGATCGAGCACCGGCCGCTGGCGGACGTGATCGACGCGCTGCGCCCTTACCATGCCGGCATGATCGAGGTGCAGCCGAGCGCGGCCAGCCTGCATGTCACGGGGCGTTTCCCGCTGGATCCGCGCCGGGCCTTGCAGATGCTGGTGGATACGCTGCCCCTCGACGTGCGGTATATCGCCGGCCTGTGGGTGCGCATCAGCCGGCTCTGA
- a CDS encoding response regulator transcription factor produces MKFAVLTSNPSSFAYVAACLAVQNVECVRFDDALTLLRARRTEAFSLLMIDAQQFRSAGQLVLSWRECNADMCWPTLVFGQFADREDMAQAFEAGVDDLLTGHFTAEELRARVQRVLRRSEQPRQNAGMHVVVGPYRLCRLTRTATVNEAPIRLTAREFATAWLLFSSPGTFLSRQQIASAVWGADASIVERSIEQHIYKLRKKLHFGEENGVELKTVYARGYQLAVHEPVHEPIGLPSSAAAALAA; encoded by the coding sequence ATGAAATTCGCCGTATTGACCTCCAATCCATCCAGCTTCGCTTATGTGGCCGCATGCCTGGCCGTGCAGAACGTGGAATGTGTCCGGTTCGACGATGCCCTGACGCTGTTGCGTGCACGGCGTACCGAGGCATTCAGTCTGCTGATGATCGATGCACAGCAGTTCCGCAGCGCGGGGCAGCTGGTGCTGTCCTGGCGCGAGTGCAACGCCGACATGTGCTGGCCGACACTGGTGTTCGGCCAGTTCGCAGACCGTGAAGACATGGCGCAGGCCTTCGAGGCCGGCGTCGACGATCTGCTCACCGGCCACTTCACCGCCGAGGAGCTGCGTGCCCGCGTGCAGCGCGTGCTGCGGCGCTCCGAGCAGCCACGCCAGAACGCCGGCATGCACGTGGTGGTCGGCCCGTACCGGCTGTGCCGCCTGACCCGCACGGCCACGGTGAACGAGGCACCGATCCGCCTGACCGCGCGCGAGTTCGCCACGGCATGGCTACTGTTCTCGTCACCGGGCACCTTCCTATCACGCCAGCAGATCGCTTCGGCGGTGTGGGGCGCGGATGCCAGCATCGTCGAGCGCTCGATCGAGCAGCACATCTACAAGCTGCGCAAGAAGCTGCACTTCGGTGAGGAAAACGGCGTCGAGCTCAAGACGGTCTACGCGCGCGGTTACCAGCTCGCCGTTCATGAACCTGTTCACGAACCGATCGGGTTGCCATCAAGCGCCGCCGCTGCTCTGGCGGCTTAA
- a CDS encoding sigma-70 family RNA polymerase sigma factor has product MQQACLPATEVASDWFRQHYAWLAGRMGRKTGCRFGAEDLASEAFAQLLQMPDWQGTREPRALLTTIAQRLLYDIWRRRDLELAYQAWATAQPEASLPSPEERALVLEALATIDRLLDGLPVKARTAFLYSQLDGLTYPEIAGRLNVSVRMVQKYMTQAMRLCYLAGVS; this is encoded by the coding sequence GTGCAACAAGCCTGCCTGCCTGCCACCGAAGTGGCTTCCGACTGGTTTCGACAACATTACGCCTGGCTCGCCGGCCGCATGGGGCGCAAGACGGGCTGCCGTTTCGGGGCGGAGGACCTCGCATCGGAGGCGTTCGCGCAGCTGCTGCAGATGCCGGACTGGCAGGGCACCCGCGAGCCGCGCGCGCTGCTGACCACCATCGCGCAGCGGCTGCTGTACGACATCTGGCGCCGGCGCGACCTGGAGCTGGCCTACCAGGCGTGGGCCACGGCGCAGCCCGAAGCCTCGCTGCCGTCGCCCGAGGAGCGGGCGCTGGTGCTGGAGGCCCTGGCCACCATCGACCGGCTGCTGGACGGCCTGCCCGTCAAGGCGCGCACGGCATTCCTGTACAGCCAGCTCGACGGCCTGACCTACCCCGAGATCGCCGGGCGGCTGAACGTTTCGGTGCGCATGGTGCAGAAGTACATGACCCAGGCGATGCGCCTGTGCTACCTGGCAGGGGTGTCGTGA
- a CDS encoding response regulator transcription factor, producing MNARVQNTVLRQAAENQYFHTLTDTSPRWRPQAGTAATSVLWGALTASTGVILVDLEQLAEAVGELPSGQLQPLTLEQTYAMLGRILDARRHGPEPRPDGGARLSALTPRQHDILREAAHGKSNVEIAQTLHISVETVKSHVRQILMRLDARNRTELAAIYQQSVTELRARRIN from the coding sequence ATGAACGCCCGGGTTCAGAACACCGTGCTGCGACAAGCAGCCGAAAACCAGTATTTCCATACGCTGACCGACACATCGCCCCGCTGGCGCCCCCAGGCCGGCACGGCAGCGACCTCCGTCCTATGGGGCGCCTTGACCGCATCGACCGGCGTGATCCTGGTCGATCTGGAGCAGTTGGCCGAAGCGGTGGGTGAGCTGCCCTCCGGGCAGCTGCAGCCGCTGACGCTCGAGCAGACCTACGCCATGCTGGGTCGCATCCTCGACGCCAGGCGGCACGGTCCGGAGCCCAGGCCCGATGGCGGCGCGCGCCTGTCTGCCCTGACGCCGCGCCAGCACGACATCCTGCGCGAAGCGGCACATGGCAAATCCAATGTGGAGATCGCGCAGACACTGCATATCAGCGTTGAAACCGTCAAATCGCATGTGCGTCAGATTCTGATGCGCTTGGATGCGCGCAATCGGACGGAATTGGCGGCGATATATCAACAAAGTGTGACCGAATTGCGTGCGCGTAGAATCAATTAA
- a CDS encoding serine kinase/phosphatase, with product MTIRGSLRFPQYPADPSAIADATGRTGFQVQMQAITHEGADEMLFAAELQNEDNRTNVFAKLMETGPKAAKDLLS from the coding sequence ATGACGATCCGCGGCTCTCTCCGTTTCCCCCAGTATCCGGCAGACCCGAGCGCCATCGCCGATGCAACCGGGCGCACTGGCTTCCAGGTCCAGATGCAGGCGATCACGCACGAGGGCGCGGACGAGATGCTGTTCGCCGCCGAGCTGCAGAACGAAGACAACCGCACCAATGTGTTCGCCAAACTGATGGAAACCGGCCCCAAGGCCGCCAAGGACCTGCTCAGCTGA
- a CDS encoding CesT family type III secretion system chaperone, which produces MSLEQRDALVRDMCAHLGIPDAEAILSAGRLTVEGFDVIIDAVEDDPAAFYLNFDYGIVTGGRTLRVFRLMLEANLTIYAQDHAQLGLDGDTGGIILIVRVAYAPDLNGEQLAELLGHYAEHGRYWRDNILQTTDDMFESLSNGTYLWIRA; this is translated from the coding sequence ATGAGCCTTGAGCAACGCGATGCACTGGTTCGCGACATGTGCGCCCATCTGGGAATCCCGGATGCGGAGGCGATCCTGTCCGCCGGCCGGCTGACCGTGGAAGGCTTCGACGTCATCATCGACGCCGTCGAGGACGACCCCGCTGCGTTCTACCTGAACTTCGACTACGGCATCGTCACCGGCGGCCGCACCCTGCGCGTCTTCCGGCTGATGCTGGAAGCCAACCTCACCATCTACGCGCAGGACCACGCCCAGCTCGGCCTGGACGGCGATACCGGCGGGATCATCCTGATCGTCCGTGTCGCCTACGCGCCCGACCTGAACGGCGAGCAGCTGGCCGAATTGCTGGGCCATTATGCAGAACACGGACGCTACTGGCGGGACAACATACTGCAGACCACCGACGACATGTTCGAAAGTCTGTCAAACGGCACTTACCTATGGATTCGCGCATGA